One genomic segment of Intestinimonas butyriciproducens includes these proteins:
- a CDS encoding DNA cytosine methyltransferase translates to MKHIAATSSRAPGDMTNGTFKAIASPSLMGTAALPRGGGVQVVINGQWDMIIAFPPCTYTTNAGAKHLFRHHHLNVERYYKGMCGKALFEAIRHAECEKIAIENPTPSKIFEYPPPTQAIQPFQFGHKWSKKTLLWLYGLPELIPTNIVIPECNCHEAGTWFMKGGKDRQANRSKLCKGFAEAMASQWAGDCRTNSE, encoded by the coding sequence ATGAAGCATATAGCTGCGACATCCTCCCGTGCTCCGGGGGACATGACGAATGGCACATTCAAGGCGATTGCCTCCCCCTCCTTAATGGGAACTGCAGCTTTACCACGCGGGGGGGGGGTGCAGGTAGTTATTAACGGGCAATGGGATATGATTATTGCCTTTCCTCCCTGCACCTATACCACAAATGCAGGCGCAAAGCACCTGTTCCGGCACCATCACCTGAATGTTGAACGATACTACAAGGGCATGTGTGGTAAGGCGCTGTTTGAAGCAATACGCCACGCCGAGTGCGAGAAAATTGCAATCGAAAACCCTACGCCATCAAAGATATTTGAATACCCCCCGCCGACGCAGGCAATTCAACCGTTTCAATTCGGCCACAAATGGAGTAAAAAAACGCTCCTATGGCTGTACGGCCTCCCTGAACTTATACCAACCAATATCGTAATCCCGGAATGTAACTGCCATGAAGCAGGAACATGGTTTATGAAAGGTGGAAAAGATCGGCAGGCCAATAGAAGCAAACTTTGCAAAGGATTTGCCGAAGCGATGGCAAGCCAATGGGCAGGAGATTGCCGCACTAATTCCGAATAA
- a CDS encoding HD domain-containing protein: protein MDIVADMDFAEMDAEKQYRLMYAECLGDRPGAKALLLWMESAGFFTAPASARHHLNTPGGLCRHTINVAMNASDLCNTPAFMAVNAKEAMVAALLHDLCKIGKYRAGDNGKYTYDDTRLLGHGEESVIIAQQFIRLSHDETLAIRWHMGAYSGERDWNTLGKAYDACPLAMLLHFADMMATHCDEVTGK, encoded by the coding sequence ATGGATATTGTTGCTGATATGGATTTCGCTGAAATGGATGCGGAAAAGCAGTATCGCCTTATGTATGCGGAGTGCTTGGGCGACCGGCCCGGCGCAAAGGCGCTGCTGCTGTGGATGGAATCGGCTGGATTCTTTACCGCCCCTGCCAGCGCCCGCCACCACCTGAACACGCCCGGCGGGCTGTGCCGCCACACCATCAATGTGGCGATGAACGCGAGCGATCTGTGCAACACCCCGGCGTTTATGGCTGTGAACGCCAAAGAAGCTATGGTAGCGGCGCTACTCCATGACCTGTGCAAGATCGGGAAGTACCGCGCTGGGGACAACGGGAAGTACACCTATGACGACACCCGCCTGCTGGGGCATGGCGAGGAAAGCGTTATCATTGCACAACAGTTTATCAGACTGTCCCACGATGAAACGCTGGCAATCCGCTGGCACATGGGCGCGTACAGCGGAGAAAGAGATTGGAACACGCTGGGCAAGGCATACGATGCCTGCCCGCTGGCGATGCTCCTGCACTTCGCTGACATGATGGCGACGCATTGTGATGAGGTAACGGGAAAATGA
- a CDS encoding helix-turn-helix domain-containing protein: MNDRVKELRAALSLTSEAFGARLGVTKAAISKIENGSRSVTDQMVLSICREFNVNEAWLRSGQGSMFRQDSQSVLDRMADEYSLTRRERAVISAFLELDSTDRAAVMRYVDNLVDKLAPTSATVDDATAAGIAAMQDYARMVAEEKEAEERSSTSAG; encoded by the coding sequence ATGAACGACAGAGTAAAAGAGTTGCGCGCGGCACTTTCTCTTACATCAGAGGCTTTCGGCGCTCGATTGGGTGTAACAAAGGCTGCTATCAGTAAAATCGAAAACGGCTCGCGCTCCGTCACCGATCAAATGGTTCTCTCTATTTGCCGGGAATTTAATGTTAATGAAGCATGGCTGCGCAGTGGGCAGGGTTCCATGTTCCGGCAGGATAGCCAAAGCGTTCTCGACCGAATGGCAGACGAATACAGCCTGACCCGCCGCGAGCGCGCTGTGATCTCCGCCTTTTTGGAGCTTGATTCTACTGACCGCGCCGCCGTTATGCGCTATGTTGATAATCTGGTAGATAAGCTGGCACCGACCAGCGCCACCGTTGATGATGCCACCGCCGCCGGGATTGCAGCAATGCAAGACTACGCCCGCATGGTGGCCGAGGAAAAAGAAGCGGAGGAAAGATCGTCCACATCCGCCGGGTAA
- a CDS encoding recombinase family protein, whose translation MAKKKESPAAGERLAAYYRYSGGGGQTEQSIEGQRRDCEAWAKAHGMTICREYIDRHISGKTDNRAQFQRMMEDSDKHAFDILICWKTDRLARNRYDSAIYKSRLRKNGIKIVYAAESSVDGPEGIILEGLMESLAEYYSAELSQKLRRGIRESALKCHSLGGYHALGLTSNKNHEFVIDETQAPTVRYIFQQYAAGQSSAAIVADLNAKGKRTATGGVFNKNSIMRIVTNEQYIGTYISKAHNVRVENAIPAIIDRELWDKVQAMVQYNRAGRAPHTKRANYMLSGKLFCKLCDSSMKGISGTGKHGEKHYYYACSKHTIHQCEKHNIEKSYLENLIASATADYILAPGKLEQIADRVIAVQLADQHRENPEKEMLEAELSENVRKQDNIMRAIEDGTGSARLSARLRDLEEQESILRAQLAAIDEPAAAPVYDRDQLIFMLSQFQRGPDEQDEEYKQRLIDTFVHAVYLTDEIAFVQFNITDPEKAESTTLESVMLDLLHGKPIAENPSNSGLSAGFDRVSLGGGGGS comes from the coding sequence ATGGCAAAGAAAAAAGAAAGCCCCGCCGCCGGTGAGCGCCTTGCGGCGTACTACCGATACAGCGGGGGAGGCGGGCAGACCGAACAGAGCATAGAGGGCCAGCGCCGGGATTGCGAGGCATGGGCAAAAGCCCACGGCATGACGATCTGCCGGGAGTATATCGACCGGCATATCTCCGGCAAGACGGATAACCGCGCGCAGTTTCAGCGCATGATGGAGGACAGCGACAAGCACGCCTTTGACATCCTGATCTGCTGGAAAACTGACCGTCTCGCCCGGAACCGCTACGACAGCGCCATTTATAAAAGCCGCCTGCGGAAAAACGGGATAAAGATCGTCTATGCCGCCGAAAGCTCCGTGGATGGCCCGGAGGGCATCATTCTGGAGGGCTTGATGGAAAGCCTCGCGGAGTATTATAGCGCAGAGCTGTCTCAAAAGCTCCGGCGCGGCATCCGTGAAAGCGCCTTGAAATGTCATTCTCTCGGCGGCTACCATGCCCTCGGCCTGACCTCCAACAAGAACCATGAATTTGTGATCGACGAAACGCAGGCCCCGACTGTGCGCTATATCTTCCAACAGTACGCCGCCGGGCAGTCCTCCGCCGCCATCGTCGCCGATCTCAACGCCAAGGGCAAGCGCACGGCCACCGGCGGGGTGTTCAACAAAAACAGCATCATGCGCATTGTCACCAATGAGCAGTATATCGGCACCTATATCAGCAAGGCCCACAATGTCCGGGTGGAGAACGCCATCCCCGCCATTATCGACCGGGAGCTATGGGACAAGGTGCAGGCAATGGTGCAGTATAACCGGGCAGGGAGAGCGCCGCACACCAAGCGCGCCAATTATATGCTTTCCGGCAAGCTGTTTTGTAAGCTCTGCGACAGCTCTATGAAAGGTATCTCCGGCACCGGCAAGCACGGCGAGAAGCACTATTACTACGCCTGTTCAAAGCACACCATCCACCAGTGCGAAAAACACAATATCGAAAAGAGCTATCTTGAAAACCTGATTGCCTCCGCCACCGCTGATTATATCCTTGCCCCCGGCAAGCTGGAACAGATCGCCGACCGGGTGATTGCCGTCCAGCTCGCCGACCAGCACCGGGAAAATCCCGAAAAAGAAATGTTGGAAGCGGAACTGTCCGAAAATGTCCGAAAGCAAGATAACATCATGCGCGCCATTGAGGACGGAACCGGCAGCGCCCGGCTCTCTGCCCGGCTGCGTGATCTCGAAGAACAGGAAAGCATACTGCGCGCCCAACTGGCCGCCATTGATGAACCCGCCGCCGCGCCGGTCTATGACCGTGACCAGCTCATTTTTATGCTGTCCCAATTCCAGCGCGGCCCGGACGAACAGGACGAGGAATACAAGCAGCGGCTCATAGATACTTTTGTCCATGCCGTCTATCTCACTGACGAAATAGCCTTTGTGCAATTTAACATAACCGACCCCGAAAAAGCAGAAAGCACCACGCTCGAAAGCGTGATGCTTGATCTGCTCCACGGTAAACCCATCGCGGAAAACCCCAGTAATTCGGGGCTTTCCGCCGGGTTCGACCGGGTTTCACTTGGTGGAGGCGGGGGGAGTTGA
- a CDS encoding peptidylprolyl isomerase: MAQNPIVTIEMENGGKMVAELYPEVAPNTVNNFVSLVQSGFYNGLIFHRVIPGFMIQGGCPDGTGMGGPGYSIRGEFSHNGFSNSLQHDRGVLSMARAMNPNSAGSQFFIMVEKAPHLDGEYAAFGKVTEGMDVADAIVNQPRDRMDRPRAEQRIKAVTVETFGVDYPAPEKA; encoded by the coding sequence ATGGCCCAGAACCCCATTGTGACCATTGAGATGGAAAACGGCGGAAAGATGGTGGCCGAACTCTATCCCGAGGTGGCCCCCAACACCGTCAACAATTTTGTCAGCCTGGTGCAGTCCGGCTTTTATAACGGGCTCATCTTCCACCGGGTGATCCCCGGCTTCATGATCCAGGGCGGCTGTCCGGACGGCACCGGCATGGGCGGCCCCGGCTACTCCATCCGCGGGGAGTTCAGCCACAACGGCTTTTCGAACAGCCTCCAGCATGACCGGGGCGTGCTGTCCATGGCCCGGGCCATGAACCCCAACTCCGCCGGGAGCCAGTTCTTCATCATGGTGGAGAAGGCCCCCCACCTGGACGGGGAGTACGCGGCCTTCGGCAAGGTGACCGAGGGCATGGACGTGGCCGACGCCATCGTGAACCAGCCCCGGGACCGCATGGACCGCCCCCGGGCGGAGCAGCGGATCAAGGCCGTCACCGTGGAGACCTTCGGTGTGGACTATCCCGCGCCGGAGAAGGCCTGA
- the smpB gene encoding SsrA-binding protein SmpB — MDHAAVKQIASNRKAYHDYFVEEQYEAGIELCGTEVKSIRMGNVNLKDSFCIIKDGQMMVHGLHVSPYEKGNIFNRDPVRPRRLLMHKREILRLYAKVKQDGYALVPLSVYFRGPHIKLSVGLCKGKKLYDKRSAAAARDAKREMDRTLKERRR, encoded by the coding sequence TTGGACCACGCGGCAGTCAAGCAGATCGCGTCCAACCGCAAGGCCTACCACGACTATTTCGTGGAGGAGCAATATGAGGCCGGCATCGAGCTCTGCGGCACGGAGGTCAAATCCATCCGCATGGGCAATGTGAATCTGAAGGACTCCTTCTGCATCATCAAGGACGGGCAGATGATGGTCCACGGCCTCCATGTGAGCCCCTATGAGAAGGGGAATATCTTCAACCGGGACCCGGTGCGCCCCCGCCGCCTGCTGATGCACAAGCGGGAGATTCTCCGGCTCTACGCCAAGGTGAAGCAGGACGGCTACGCTCTGGTGCCCCTGTCGGTCTATTTCCGCGGGCCCCACATCAAGCTGTCGGTGGGCCTGTGCAAGGGCAAAAAGCTCTACGACAAGCGCTCTGCCGCCGCCGCCCGGGACGCCAAGCGGGAGATGGACCGCACCCTGAAGGAACGGCGCCGGTAA
- a CDS encoding ImmA/IrrE family metallo-endopeptidase — protein MDTKALANRVAAQHGTRDPFRIAEELGFIVIRAPLVEMRGLHQYVKRRTIVYVNACLDEPQQRLVCAHELGHHFLHRGLNRLFMDRNTCMVANKYENEAHRFAVDLLYDDADLRECAEWSDEQVARWMGVPLPLARYRRSTVPPLPGDKNPF, from the coding sequence ATGGACACGAAGGCACTCGCAAATAGAGTGGCGGCGCAGCATGGCACACGGGACCCCTTCCGCATTGCGGAGGAGCTTGGGTTCATTGTGATCCGCGCCCCGCTGGTGGAGATGCGGGGCCTGCACCAGTATGTGAAGCGGCGCACCATTGTCTATGTCAATGCCTGCCTGGACGAGCCTCAGCAGCGCCTGGTGTGCGCCCACGAGCTGGGGCACCACTTCCTCCACCGGGGCCTCAACCGCCTGTTTATGGACCGCAACACCTGCATGGTGGCCAACAAATATGAAAACGAGGCCCACCGCTTCGCAGTGGACCTCCTGTATGACGATGCCGACCTGCGGGAGTGCGCCGAGTGGTCGGACGAGCAGGTGGCGCGGTGGATGGGGGTCCCCCTCCCTCTGGCCCGGTACCGCCGGAGCACGGTGCCGCCCCTCCCCGGGGACAAAAACCCCTTTTAA
- a CDS encoding helix-turn-helix domain-containing protein yields MERGDFVFYDRFLELCRRKGVVPTRAAVEAGISKSLVSKWKANEAKEPSPEVVRKLSEYFGVSPYEVLEDLPAGRGRSTLTERERRDVAREVERIMGDLENSGDLMFDGVPMSPEARDSLTAAMKLGLEAARLRNKETYTPKKYRGPKEEA; encoded by the coding sequence ATGGAACGGGGTGATTTTGTGTTTTATGATCGGTTTCTGGAGCTCTGCCGCCGGAAGGGCGTGGTCCCCACCCGGGCCGCCGTGGAGGCCGGGATCAGCAAGTCCCTGGTGTCCAAGTGGAAGGCCAACGAGGCCAAGGAGCCTTCGCCGGAGGTGGTGCGGAAGCTCTCAGAGTATTTCGGCGTCAGCCCCTATGAGGTGCTGGAGGACCTGCCCGCCGGGCGGGGCCGCTCCACCCTGACGGAGCGGGAGCGCCGTGACGTGGCCCGGGAGGTGGAGCGCATCATGGGGGACTTGGAGAACAGCGGGGACCTGATGTTCGACGGGGTGCCCATGTCCCCGGAGGCCAGGGACTCTCTCACCGCAGCCATGAAGCTGGGCCTGGAGGCCGCCCGTCTGAGAAACAAGGAGACCTATACCCCCAAAAAGTACCGCGGGCCCAAAGAGGAGGCTTGA
- a CDS encoding DUF6291 domain-containing protein yields MKNSFVLYHDWEEPVKLLTDAQAGALFKAIFAYEKRGEEPPEDPAVRMAFRFIRTALDENRVKYEARARKNRENGLLGGRPRNPVGSWESGKSGY; encoded by the coding sequence GTGAAGAACAGCTTTGTGCTCTATCACGACTGGGAGGAGCCGGTGAAGCTCCTCACCGACGCGCAGGCGGGGGCGCTGTTCAAGGCCATCTTCGCCTATGAGAAGCGGGGGGAGGAGCCCCCGGAGGACCCGGCGGTGCGGATGGCGTTCCGGTTCATCCGGACGGCGCTGGACGAGAACCGGGTCAAGTACGAGGCCCGGGCGAGGAAGAACCGGGAGAACGGCCTGCTGGGCGGACGGCCCAGAAACCCAGTGGGTTCTTGGGAAAGCGGTAAAAGCGGATACTGA
- a CDS encoding PBSX family phage terminase large subunit yields the protein MCEIRCSSLLAPAFHCVHRDVKAGGHTHYWLPGGRGSGKSSFVGVEIPLCLMRDAQKGVMSHAVALRRYGVTLRESVYAQLLWGVHALGAGRLWEARLSPLSLCYRPTGQRILFRGADDPMKLKSIRPERGYIKYAWYEEADEFEGEEKVRAVNQSLMRGGEDFAFFYTFNPPRSARNWCNQYVRGEHPGTLVHRTDYRTVPRAWLGEPFLLEAEHLRLANPQAYAREYLGEVTGTGGEVFSNVTLRTISEEEIGRFDHIRRGLDWGYAADPLAYNVCHYDPVRRRLYLFRELHRAGLTNRRTALLLREEGGEGRIVCDSAEPKSIAELRDYGLRAVGARKGAGSVAFGIQWLQDLEEIVIDPARCPESAREFTGYELERDRDGGFRAGFPDRDNHHIDAVRYACEDDMAGPALHILK from the coding sequence ATGTGTGAGATCAGATGCTCCTCCCTCCTGGCCCCGGCCTTCCACTGCGTCCACCGGGATGTGAAGGCGGGGGGACACACCCACTACTGGCTCCCCGGCGGGCGGGGCTCCGGCAAGTCCTCCTTCGTGGGGGTGGAGATCCCCCTCTGCCTCATGCGGGACGCCCAAAAGGGCGTGATGAGCCACGCCGTGGCCCTGCGGCGCTACGGCGTGACCCTGCGGGAGTCGGTCTACGCCCAGCTCCTGTGGGGGGTGCACGCCCTGGGGGCCGGACGGCTCTGGGAGGCGCGGCTCTCCCCCCTGTCCCTGTGCTACCGCCCCACCGGACAGCGCATCCTCTTCCGGGGCGCCGACGACCCCATGAAGCTCAAGTCCATCCGACCGGAGCGGGGCTACATCAAGTATGCCTGGTACGAGGAGGCCGACGAGTTCGAGGGGGAGGAGAAGGTCCGGGCCGTCAACCAGTCCCTGATGCGGGGCGGGGAGGACTTCGCCTTCTTCTACACCTTCAACCCGCCCCGCAGCGCCCGGAACTGGTGCAACCAGTATGTGAGGGGGGAGCACCCCGGGACCCTGGTGCACCGGACCGACTACCGCACGGTGCCCAGGGCCTGGCTGGGAGAGCCCTTCCTGCTGGAGGCCGAGCACCTGCGCCTGGCCAATCCCCAGGCCTACGCCCGGGAATACCTGGGGGAGGTGACGGGCACCGGCGGCGAGGTGTTTTCCAACGTGACGCTGCGGACCATCTCCGAGGAGGAGATCGGGCGGTTCGACCACATCCGCCGGGGGCTGGACTGGGGCTACGCCGCCGACCCCCTGGCCTACAACGTCTGCCACTACGACCCCGTCCGGCGGCGGCTCTACCTCTTCCGGGAGCTCCACCGGGCGGGGCTCACCAACCGCAGGACCGCCCTCCTCCTCCGGGAGGAGGGCGGGGAGGGGCGCATCGTCTGCGACTCCGCCGAGCCCAAGAGCATCGCCGAGCTGCGGGACTACGGCCTGCGGGCCGTGGGGGCCCGCAAGGGAGCGGGGTCCGTGGCCTTCGGAATACAATGGCTCCAGGACCTGGAGGAGATCGTCATCGACCCCGCCCGCTGCCCCGAGAGCGCCCGGGAGTTCACCGGCTACGAGCTGGAGCGGGACCGGGACGGCGGCTTCCGGGCCGGATTCCCCGACCGGGACAACCACCACATCGACGCCGTGCGCTACGCCTGCGAGGACGATATGGCGGGCCCGGCGCTGCATATCCTGAAGTGA
- a CDS encoding phage portal protein translates to MTYTQTELVSAALADPDRAPMRLHEIVSEEIRVFQSSPRYRELLEADAYYRNRSDVQRKAGNGPGRSNVRLEHPIYKKLVDQKARYLLSRPWAVETEDRAYGQALEELFDAGFRHTVKALGRDAVKSGVAWLQPYIGPAGRLEFLRLPAHEVVPLWRDAGRSELDGFLRVYPQTVYAGREARRVERAEYWSGDGLRRFLCADGSGRFRPDGEPEPHFTLGGRGYNWSRVPLVWLRYNEEELPLCRYVRDLIDDYNWQTSVTADALRDVAKFVYILKNYGGADLDEFVRDLRQCLAVKVEGDGGVDKLQTDLDVSAVLAFLERERRDLFDFASAVDTRDPDLGSASGTALGFRYMDLDADCADLADELQAAFRRLKPFLDTWLQATGRGDFSGAAFRVEFNMDMPVNESEVIANVNASRELLSPRTLLANHPWVADVERELREREEVNL, encoded by the coding sequence ATGACATACACACAGACCGAGCTGGTGAGCGCGGCCCTGGCCGACCCGGACCGGGCCCCCATGCGCCTGCATGAGATCGTCAGCGAGGAGATCCGGGTTTTTCAAAGCTCGCCCCGGTACCGGGAGCTGCTGGAGGCCGACGCCTACTACCGCAACCGCTCCGACGTGCAGCGCAAGGCCGGCAACGGGCCGGGGCGCTCCAACGTCCGGCTGGAGCACCCCATCTACAAAAAGCTGGTGGACCAGAAGGCCCGCTACCTCCTGTCCCGGCCCTGGGCGGTGGAGACGGAGGACCGGGCCTATGGACAGGCCCTGGAGGAGCTCTTTGACGCCGGGTTCCGGCACACCGTGAAGGCCCTGGGGCGGGATGCGGTGAAATCGGGGGTGGCCTGGCTCCAGCCCTATATCGGCCCGGCGGGGAGGCTGGAGTTCCTCCGCCTGCCCGCCCACGAGGTGGTCCCCCTGTGGCGGGACGCCGGGCGGAGCGAGCTGGACGGCTTCCTCCGGGTCTACCCCCAGACCGTCTACGCCGGGCGGGAGGCCCGGCGGGTGGAGCGGGCCGAATACTGGTCCGGGGACGGCCTGCGGCGGTTCCTCTGCGCCGACGGCAGCGGGCGGTTCCGCCCCGACGGGGAGCCCGAGCCCCACTTCACCCTGGGGGGCCGGGGCTACAACTGGAGCAGGGTCCCCCTGGTATGGCTGCGCTACAACGAGGAGGAGCTGCCCCTGTGCCGCTATGTCCGGGACCTCATCGACGACTACAACTGGCAGACCTCCGTCACCGCCGACGCCCTACGGGACGTGGCCAAGTTCGTCTACATCCTCAAAAACTACGGCGGGGCCGACCTGGACGAGTTCGTGCGGGACCTGCGGCAGTGTCTGGCCGTGAAGGTGGAGGGCGACGGCGGCGTGGACAAGCTCCAGACCGACCTGGACGTGTCGGCGGTGCTGGCCTTCCTGGAGCGGGAGCGGCGGGACCTTTTCGATTTCGCCTCCGCCGTGGACACCAGGGACCCTGACCTGGGCAGCGCCTCCGGCACGGCGCTGGGCTTCCGGTACATGGATCTGGACGCCGACTGCGCCGACCTGGCCGACGAGCTCCAGGCCGCCTTCCGGCGGCTCAAGCCCTTCCTGGACACCTGGCTCCAGGCCACGGGCCGGGGGGACTTCTCCGGCGCGGCGTTCCGTGTGGAGTTCAATATGGATATGCCGGTGAACGAGAGCGAGGTCATCGCCAACGTCAACGCCAGCCGGGAACTGTTGTCCCCCCGCACCCTGCTGGCCAACCATCCCTGGGTGGCCGACGTGGAGCGGGAGCTGCGGGAACGAGAGGAGGTGAACCTATGA
- a CDS encoding P22 phage major capsid protein family protein, whose amino-acid sequence MANTFLTPSVVAREALMVLENNLVMANLVHRDYSDEFVQVGDTVTIRKPAKFTAKNFAGAIVRQDASEGSVAVKIDRHRDVSFEVTSKEMTLDIKDFSSQLIAPAMRAIAQAVDEDLLNECANIAASVQATADPSDLADLAALAKTLDAAMAPLDQRRLVLSTAHKYRYALTDNLSKVAYAGSGETLRNAELGRVYTLDTYMDQNCPDSLSAAPGTAGAYQVTGTAGATVVALTGVSAATATVKKGDCFILDGYRYHFTEDKTAVSGAVAQVGIDCELVKDYTNADAYVVSKPHSLAFHRNAIALVTRPLALPMGDDRAAIISGNGLGVRVVYGYDQDTKKDTVSLDVIYGIQTLDDTLAVKLVG is encoded by the coding sequence ATGGCAAACACATTTCTGACCCCCAGCGTCGTCGCCCGGGAGGCCCTGATGGTGCTGGAAAACAATCTGGTCATGGCGAATCTGGTCCACCGGGACTACTCCGATGAGTTCGTCCAGGTGGGCGACACTGTGACCATCCGCAAGCCCGCCAAGTTCACGGCCAAGAACTTTGCCGGCGCCATCGTCCGGCAGGACGCCTCCGAGGGGAGCGTGGCCGTGAAGATCGACCGGCACCGGGACGTGTCCTTTGAGGTGACCAGCAAGGAGATGACCCTGGACATCAAGGACTTTTCCAGCCAGCTCATCGCCCCCGCCATGCGGGCCATCGCCCAGGCGGTGGACGAGGACCTTCTCAACGAGTGCGCCAACATCGCAGCCTCCGTCCAGGCCACCGCAGATCCTTCCGATCTGGCGGATCTGGCCGCCCTGGCCAAGACCCTGGACGCGGCCATGGCCCCCCTGGATCAGCGCAGACTGGTGCTCTCCACCGCACACAAATACCGCTATGCCCTCACCGACAATCTCTCGAAGGTGGCCTACGCGGGCAGCGGGGAGACCCTGCGCAACGCCGAACTGGGCCGTGTGTACACGCTGGACACCTACATGGACCAGAACTGCCCCGACTCCCTGTCCGCCGCCCCCGGCACCGCCGGGGCCTACCAGGTGACCGGTACGGCGGGGGCGACCGTCGTGGCCCTTACGGGGGTGAGCGCCGCCACAGCCACCGTGAAGAAGGGCGACTGCTTCATCCTGGACGGCTACCGCTACCACTTTACCGAGGACAAGACCGCCGTCTCCGGCGCTGTGGCCCAGGTGGGCATTGACTGTGAGCTGGTGAAGGATTACACCAACGCCGACGCCTATGTGGTCTCCAAGCCCCACTCCCTGGCCTTCCACCGCAACGCCATCGCCCTGGTCACCCGCCCCCTGGCCCTGCCCATGGGGGACGACCGGGCCGCCATCATCAGCGGCAACGGCCTGGGCGTCCGGGTGGTGTACGGCTACGACCAGGATACGAAAAAGGACACCGTATCCCTGGACGTCATCTACGGCATCCAGACCCTGGACGACACCCTGGCGGTAAAACTGGTGGGGTAA
- a CDS encoding phage head-tail connector protein encodes MDHVNERLVRLKHLLGIVEEEQDGLLSTALQAVEDQVLNYLGREELPPELERALLLMTASYWKGAALGGGAAAGPVASVKRGDVSTSFAVSGGAAAGAGTFELADGGAFFGWRETLNGYRKLRK; translated from the coding sequence ATGGACCACGTGAATGAACGGCTTGTCCGGCTCAAGCATCTGCTGGGCATTGTGGAGGAGGAGCAGGACGGACTGCTGAGTACGGCGCTCCAGGCCGTGGAGGACCAGGTGCTCAACTACCTGGGCCGGGAGGAGCTCCCTCCGGAGCTGGAGCGGGCGCTGCTGCTGATGACGGCCTCCTATTGGAAGGGGGCGGCCCTGGGCGGCGGAGCCGCAGCGGGGCCGGTGGCCTCTGTCAAGCGGGGAGACGTGTCCACCTCCTTTGCCGTGAGCGGCGGAGCCGCGGCGGGAGCAGGGACCTTCGAGCTCGCGGACGGGGGCGCCTTCTTCGGCTGGCGGGAGACCCTGAACGGCTATCGAAAGCTGAGGAAATAA
- a CDS encoding phage tail terminator family protein: MTEYDLMQAAAGKLTALWPDRPVYTGTIPAGADGSFFLEPTGSEQTEGLDRFRHRKARFRVRYFLDSGDAGAFAQWAETMFASFRRLEAAEGAHTRTVRLTGRKAQVAEDGKSCQFTFDVDLYYREEPQTTGEVMEYLKQEETWKRQ, translated from the coding sequence ATGACGGAATACGACCTTATGCAGGCGGCCGCGGGAAAGCTCACGGCCCTGTGGCCCGACCGGCCCGTGTACACCGGGACCATCCCCGCGGGGGCCGACGGAAGCTTTTTCCTGGAGCCCACCGGCTCCGAACAGACCGAGGGGCTGGACCGCTTCCGGCACCGGAAGGCGCGCTTTCGGGTGCGCTACTTTCTGGACAGCGGAGACGCCGGGGCCTTCGCCCAGTGGGCGGAGACCATGTTCGCCTCCTTCCGGCGGCTGGAGGCGGCGGAGGGAGCGCACACCCGGACGGTACGCCTGACGGGCCGGAAGGCCCAGGTGGCAGAGGACGGGAAGTCCTGCCAATTTACGTTTGACGTCGACCTCTATTACCGGGAGGAGCCCCAGACCACCGGAGAGGTGATGGAATACCTGAAACAGGAGGAGACATGGAAGAGACAGTGA